The following proteins are encoded in a genomic region of Streptomyces collinus Tu 365:
- a CDS encoding NADP-dependent oxidoreductase, with product MRAVRFHEYGGIEVLRVEEVERPVPGPGQVLVEVRAAGIQPGEAHIRTGALHDRWPAVFPSGQGSDLAGVVVESGPHVRGFAVGDEVVGFTHRRASHAQFVVVDDVHLVFRPAGLDWDVAGALYVAGTTAYATVFAADPGPGDTVVVSGAAGGVGSLAVQLARRHGATVIGLASERNHAWLKEHGVLPVAYGPGVAGRIREACGGRVDAFIDTFGDGYVALAVELGVRPERINTISDWQAAAEVGARTYGEGAAASAVVLGELARLASRGQLEVPIARTYPLEQVRDAFRELERQHTHGKIVLRPQEKSF from the coding sequence ATGCGGGCGGTGCGGTTTCACGAGTACGGCGGGATCGAGGTCCTGCGGGTGGAGGAGGTGGAGCGGCCGGTGCCCGGTCCCGGGCAGGTGCTGGTCGAGGTCCGCGCGGCCGGGATCCAGCCGGGCGAGGCGCACATCCGCACGGGCGCGCTGCACGATCGCTGGCCGGCGGTGTTTCCCTCCGGGCAGGGCAGCGATCTCGCCGGTGTCGTCGTGGAGAGCGGCCCGCACGTGCGGGGCTTCGCGGTGGGCGACGAGGTGGTGGGCTTCACCCACCGGCGGGCCAGCCATGCGCAGTTCGTCGTGGTCGACGACGTGCATCTGGTCTTCCGTCCGGCGGGCCTGGACTGGGACGTGGCCGGGGCGCTGTACGTGGCCGGCACGACCGCCTACGCCACCGTGTTCGCGGCGGACCCGGGCCCGGGCGACACCGTCGTCGTCTCCGGGGCGGCGGGCGGGGTGGGGTCGCTCGCCGTGCAGCTCGCCCGGCGGCACGGTGCCACGGTGATCGGGCTGGCGAGCGAACGCAACCACGCCTGGCTGAAGGAGCACGGCGTGCTCCCCGTCGCGTACGGGCCGGGCGTGGCCGGGCGGATCCGTGAGGCCTGCGGCGGCAGGGTCGACGCGTTCATCGACACCTTCGGCGACGGCTACGTGGCCCTGGCGGTGGAGCTGGGCGTGCGGCCCGAACGGATCAACACGATCTCCGACTGGCAGGCGGCGGCCGAGGTCGGCGCCCGGACCTACGGCGAAGGAGCGGCGGCGAGCGCGGTCGTGCTCGGCGAGCTGGCCCGGCTCGCCTCGCGCGGACAGCTGGAGGTGCCGATCGCCCGCACCTACCCGCTGGAACAGGTGCGCGATGCCTTCCGCGAGCTGGAACGACAGCACACCCACGGCAAGATCGTGCTCCGGCCCCAGGAGAAGTCCTTCTGA
- a CDS encoding SpoIIE family protein phosphatase, with translation MAGEKDAVRTRRLAALARTGLSASADAGMDRFARLVANVLDVPVALVALAEDGRQVFPGMAGAGRPWSVSRQAALADSLCALVVGSGAPLVVSDARTDPRTRSGPVVTHLRAAGYAGMPLTDPHGTVLGALCAVDTRPRRWSEREVQALEDLAAACTAELRLRIVSRQAEEARAETAALLARSELVLRASEVLADTAGVEEVRTQVGELITSDLKPVYVGFSLEPAPRPGRARGPARAHPQAPQVDPDDGAWPTARAVRDKRLVEVHGVDEVRAAYGRHAAARWESLGFASMVCLPLAGTHRTLGALALAWDTEHRPDVAERAVLYAVSGYAAQALERAQFLDDRIDVARRLQEAMLTDLPAVDGLATAALYRPAAAQDMVGGDWYDAYPLDRAPCPGGETATLAVTIGDITGHDMRAATLMGQARSMLRQADHDHPDGGPATAVQALESANTALGLDLSGTLVHAHLAPAADGWTLTWTNAGHPAPLLARPGTSCEHLDDHDLLLHPSLHGRHRTQRRLHLPVGATLLLYTDGLVERPGQDIDTGIQRACALLHEGEDWPLEELLETIADRVAGDAPGDDIALLALRVTHPPHPDPA, from the coding sequence GTGGCGGGCGAAAAGGACGCGGTTCGCACCAGGAGGCTGGCCGCACTGGCACGCACCGGTCTGTCGGCGTCGGCGGACGCGGGCATGGACCGCTTCGCGCGGCTGGTCGCGAACGTGCTGGACGTGCCGGTGGCGCTGGTGGCGCTCGCCGAGGACGGCCGGCAGGTCTTCCCCGGCATGGCCGGGGCCGGCCGGCCGTGGTCGGTGTCCCGGCAGGCCGCACTGGCCGACTCCCTGTGCGCGCTGGTGGTCGGCTCCGGCGCCCCGCTGGTGGTGAGCGACGCCCGCACCGACCCGCGCACGCGCAGCGGGCCGGTGGTCACCCACCTGCGCGCGGCCGGCTACGCGGGCATGCCGCTGACCGACCCCCACGGCACCGTCCTGGGCGCGCTGTGCGCGGTCGACACCCGGCCCCGCCGGTGGAGCGAGCGGGAGGTGCAGGCGCTCGAGGACCTGGCCGCCGCGTGCACGGCGGAACTGCGGCTGCGGATCGTCTCCCGGCAGGCCGAGGAGGCCCGCGCCGAGACCGCCGCGCTGCTGGCACGCTCCGAACTGGTGCTGCGGGCCTCGGAGGTCCTGGCCGACACCGCCGGGGTGGAGGAGGTCCGCACCCAGGTCGGTGAGCTGATCACCAGCGATCTCAAACCGGTCTACGTCGGCTTCAGCCTCGAACCCGCGCCCCGTCCCGGCCGGGCCCGCGGACCGGCGCGTGCCCACCCGCAGGCGCCGCAGGTCGACCCGGACGACGGCGCCTGGCCCACGGCCCGCGCCGTGCGGGACAAACGCCTGGTGGAGGTGCACGGCGTCGACGAGGTCCGCGCCGCCTACGGCCGGCACGCGGCCGCCCGCTGGGAGAGCCTCGGCTTCGCCTCCATGGTGTGCCTGCCGCTGGCCGGCACCCACCGCACGCTCGGCGCGCTGGCCCTGGCCTGGGACACCGAACACCGGCCCGACGTGGCCGAACGCGCCGTCCTGTACGCCGTCAGCGGCTACGCCGCGCAGGCACTGGAGCGGGCCCAGTTCCTCGACGACCGCATCGACGTGGCCCGCCGGCTGCAGGAGGCCATGCTCACCGACCTGCCCGCCGTCGACGGCCTGGCCACGGCCGCCCTGTACCGTCCCGCGGCCGCGCAGGACATGGTCGGCGGCGACTGGTACGACGCCTACCCCCTCGACCGCGCTCCGTGCCCCGGCGGCGAAACCGCGACGCTGGCGGTGACGATCGGCGACATCACCGGCCACGACATGCGCGCCGCGACCCTGATGGGACAGGCCCGCAGCATGCTCCGCCAAGCCGACCACGACCACCCCGACGGCGGCCCCGCAACCGCCGTACAGGCCCTGGAGAGCGCCAACACCGCACTGGGCCTGGACCTGTCGGGCACCCTCGTCCACGCCCATCTCGCCCCTGCCGCCGACGGCTGGACCCTGACCTGGACCAACGCCGGCCACCCCGCCCCCCTGCTCGCCCGGCCCGGCACCTCCTGCGAGCACCTCGACGACCACGACCTGCTGCTCCACCCCAGCCTGCACGGCCGCCACCGCACCCAGCGGCGCCTGCACCTGCCCGTCGGCGCCACCCTCCTGCTCTACACCGACGGGCTCGTCGAACGCCCCGGCCAGGACATCGACACCGGCATCCAGCGCGCCTGCGCCCTCCTGCACGAGGGCGAGGACTGGCCGCTGGAGGAACTCCTGGAGACGATCGCCGACCGCGTCGCGGGCGACGCGCCCGGCGACGACATCGCCCTCCTCGCCCTGCGCGTCACCCACCCGCCCCACCCCGATCCGGCGTGA
- a CDS encoding ATP-binding protein encodes MTLVRQPDPAPADGAELGRPVLKTGAALVGDGTDIARARHLAAAFLTRVQAEHGLPVSQRAMDLTQLVVSELVTNARKYAPGPVLLDLAITGDTVEVAVWDACPVLPVARAADAGRVGQHGLEIVMAVARGFEARRESLGKRITVRIALADDPGGAVSGRRPL; translated from the coding sequence ATGACGCTCGTAAGACAACCGGACCCGGCGCCGGCGGACGGCGCGGAGCTGGGCAGGCCGGTGCTCAAGACCGGTGCGGCCCTGGTCGGGGACGGTACGGACATCGCCCGGGCCCGTCATCTGGCGGCCGCGTTCCTCACCCGGGTCCAGGCCGAACACGGCCTGCCCGTCTCCCAGCGCGCCATGGACCTCACCCAGCTGGTGGTCAGCGAGCTGGTGACCAACGCCCGCAAGTACGCCCCCGGACCGGTGCTGCTGGACCTGGCAATCACCGGTGACACGGTCGAGGTCGCGGTGTGGGACGCCTGTCCGGTGCTGCCGGTGGCCCGGGCCGCGGACGCCGGCCGGGTCGGCCAGCACGGCCTGGAGATCGTGATGGCCGTCGCGCGCGGCTTCGAAGCGCGACGCGAGTCGCTCGGCAAACGCATCACCGTCCGCATCGCCCTCGCGGACGACCCCGGCGGCGCCGTCAGCGGGCGCCGCCCCCTGTAG
- a CDS encoding TetR/AcrR family transcriptional regulator, with product MRRRVLDEAWTLAAQRGWDRVRVADLAQRAEVSRPSLYAEFGDRAGIGQALVRREAERFLTGLADVLDRHRTDVGLALQAGVAHALDQAEHNPFIEAVLNAARGGTDALLPFLTSRPEPVFSGAWTLVCAWLGDVLPQVDDDRRTEAADLLVRLSISHMLLPPPEPGTAPARVARAACAVLGIAPPPAPPPGHGLTT from the coding sequence ATGCGCCGACGGGTGCTCGACGAGGCGTGGACGCTGGCCGCGCAGCGCGGATGGGACCGGGTGCGGGTGGCCGACCTCGCCCAGCGCGCCGAAGTCTCCCGCCCCTCTCTCTACGCCGAGTTCGGCGACCGCGCGGGCATAGGCCAGGCCCTGGTGCGCCGGGAGGCCGAGCGTTTTCTCACCGGCCTGGCCGACGTGCTGGACCGGCACCGCACCGACGTGGGCCTCGCCCTGCAGGCAGGCGTCGCTCACGCCCTGGACCAGGCCGAGCACAACCCGTTCATCGAAGCGGTGCTCAACGCCGCCAGGGGCGGCACCGACGCCCTGCTGCCCTTCCTGACCAGCCGCCCCGAGCCCGTCTTCTCCGGAGCCTGGACCCTGGTGTGCGCATGGTTGGGCGACGTGCTGCCCCAGGTGGACGACGACCGGCGCACGGAGGCCGCCGACCTACTGGTGCGGCTCAGCATCAGCCACATGCTGCTGCCGCCCCCCGAGCCGGGCACGGCACCGGCCCGCGTGGCCCGAGCGGCCTGTGCCGTGCTGGGGATCGCGCCGCCGCCCGCACCCCCGCCCGGGCACGGACTGACGACGTGA
- a CDS encoding DUF6584 family protein, giving the protein MSACSGGSSFPHHLTLRRRLAGVYRLYGEPAEAGRWMYLEEDRGAGETTAFEARYASPGRRMKALAWRGPETEAATAFAREQPASVRAACAVERGHPVAWDEPASCGDTVGEEREAPWGPLTAGGVLAGAGCLVAALVFLAIWVNGLIALFG; this is encoded by the coding sequence ATGTCCGCCTGTTCCGGGGGGTCGTCCTTCCCGCACCACCTGACGCTGCGGCGCCGTCTGGCCGGGGTGTACCGGCTCTACGGCGAGCCCGCCGAGGCCGGGCGCTGGATGTACCTGGAGGAGGACCGCGGCGCCGGCGAGACGACCGCTTTCGAGGCGCGGTACGCCTCTCCCGGGCGGCGGATGAAGGCACTGGCCTGGCGCGGCCCCGAGACGGAAGCGGCCACCGCCTTCGCCCGGGAGCAGCCGGCCTCGGTACGGGCCGCCTGCGCCGTCGAACGGGGACACCCTGTCGCCTGGGACGAGCCCGCCTCCTGCGGGGACACCGTGGGAGAGGAACGCGAGGCGCCCTGGGGGCCGTTGACGGCCGGCGGGGTGCTGGCGGGCGCCGGCTGCCTGGTGGCGGCCCTGGTGTTCCTCGCGATCTGGGTGAACGGGCTTATCGCCCTCTTCGGCTGA